The sequence GTTGATATAGCTTGTCGCCATCCAATTTCTTTAAACAGTTGTTGTCACGGTCGTgttcgtcatgccatcgtcgccatacagtGGCCCTTGTAGAGCCGTGATCATAATGTCGTTGTTACCATCGTTGTCATACCACCGTTGCGATGCCGTCGCGGTAGTTCGATCaccatcattccagcttcgtcacccAATCCTCGTCATACCgctgtcatcatgccatcgtcttcatcACTCATGGTCATTCCATTTGCTTAAAGCCGTCGTCGTCATGGTGTTGTCGTTATACTATCGTCATCACATTGTCATCATCCCGTCATCGTGATAACGCTTGCGGCGGCGCCAGTGTATGCTCAGAAAGCCGATGAGCGCCCAAGCATCGGTGAGAAGCGAATAGAGCTAGAGAATACAGAATAGAACGAGAGCGCCATAAAACATCCTCTACACTGAAATGTCATGGAAGAAGAAGAGCCTTCAGAACCGCAAGCTAATCGGTGAGCTCAACACTGGGAGCGAAAACGCCTAGCCTACACAAAAGCGAACGCTTAGAAATTCGCGTTATACACACGTAACCATCCTGTGACGTTTTGTTTTTATACGATCAAACCTTATTTCGGAGGACGCAATTGCAAACCCAATGCTACAAAAGGTTAAACGTGTGCCAACATGTTAACCATATGAAGGCAATGCCTAGTGTCATAACTGATTCGCTCTAGCACTTGCAGCGGATGCCCGCCACGTACACCTTGGACGTGCCCTGGGACGAAGACAAGTCCGGGAAAGTGTACTTAAAGGCGCGAAATTGAGAAGACACCTGCCCGAAGACGACGAGCTATGACTCACGGACAACGCATTGGGCACGTTACTTCTGCAGCATCAGCATGAAACGGGCCCATATGCTTATATTTAATCTCAATCTGACAATATGCCGCATGGCAAGCCAAGCGAATAAAAAACAAAACGATGTCCTCTACATTGATTCACCTGCAGGGCGATAGACAGGCTGATGAGAACCACGAGCACGGTGTAGAAGTCGTGTTCGTCCCCACGCTGTATGATGGTCTTGAGTTGGGTGGCGTTGACCGAGAGCAGGGCCACGTCGAGCATGCCCTGCGCCAAGGTCTTCTTGGTGGCGTACAGGTTTGGGTTCATGCTGGCGCTGGTCCGCACCCAGCCCGTCTTCGTCATAGAGGTGGCCCCCACTGGACCGTCACCGTTCGCTGTCGGGGATCCGCCCTGCGCGAGCGAGAAAGGTGTTTAGATATTAACGGCAGACACTTCGGCCTGAGGTGCATTTCTCGAGCCAGCTGCTCTGCCTTAGGGAaggagaaagaggaaaagaaagaggaacGGGACGGGTGCCGGTGAGGACAAAAAGAAGACGCAAAACATAACAGTCGAGTCTACTCATACCCTATGAAGCCCAGACGCCTACTTTTTAAAATGTCAAGTAAGGTCTGCACGTTCTGAAAACCAAATgtgcagtcacgccaacgacacggtATAACGTCTTCTGACAACGGTTGGATGTCGAGACAGGCAAGATCATCGGCCAACTTCTGTAGCTTTCGCGCGTAATAATGTATTCACATAGCACACACTGGGGTATAGAGTTGGAAGTTTAGGCTTAAGTCATGCAGCGTTACAGGTACACTAAAGCTATGCGATCATTTACGTCGGTAATAGGCGGGGCACGCTTGATGGCGCATGTCTTCGTGCGTGATTTGGACCTCTGTCGACATGGCGCAGGCTAATGCATATTTTGCGACAAGGTTGCATTTCGTTGACACGTGGACCCCCGTCGCTAGTGGCACGCCACAGTTCTAGATATAAGTTAGATAATGCTCGTCCATCTATGGAGACTTACAATATTAAGACAGGTAGCTACGGGCTCTTGGCTACTGTGCGGTCACCATGCCTAATGTATTGTTGATCTTCTCAGGGTTTTGTTAGCGTTGTCACTGAAACGTTTATGAAATAGGTGCTAACGCTACTTTCGAATGATGGCTTGAAGAATTAATTTCTTTTCCTTAAGATCAGACAGTCAGGCGTTGTTGGCGTAACATCACAGATAGCTCACGTTTGTAACGTCACATTACTGTCAGC comes from Dermacentor andersoni chromosome 9, qqDerAnde1_hic_scaffold, whole genome shotgun sequence and encodes:
- the LOC126529638 gene encoding ninjurin-1-like isoform X2, translated to MITRVNPAMVNGGGSPTANGDGPVGATSMTKTGWVRTSASMNPNLYATKKTLAQGMLDVALLSVNATQLKTIIQRGDEHDFYTVLVVLISLSIALQILVGMVFLVLGFVNLNKDKNHRMAEILNNVATAAVFAVTVLNILTASFDSRSNDGTTFQRRPSQAQPLVPR